One region of Anaeromyxobacter paludicola genomic DNA includes:
- a CDS encoding HD domain-containing protein, with product MALSHRFEGAVALALSLHAEQKRKGTDIPHATHLLSTASLVLQFGGDEEQAIAGLLHDAAEDAGGRSTLDLLREQFGEGVARIVEGCTDAFEVPKPPWRERKKRYLAGLPHKDARTLLVCACDKLDNARAIVVDLRREGPATLQRFAGGLDTLWYYAEITKALGRAGERSNVAHVVSELEVTVREMEALCRS from the coding sequence ATGGCGCTCAGTCACAGATTCGAGGGCGCGGTCGCGCTTGCGCTCAGCCTCCACGCGGAGCAGAAGCGCAAGGGCACCGACATCCCGCACGCGACACACCTCCTCTCGACGGCGTCGCTCGTGCTGCAGTTCGGAGGCGACGAGGAGCAAGCGATCGCCGGCCTCCTTCACGACGCCGCCGAGGACGCGGGCGGCCGTTCCACGCTCGATCTCCTGAGGGAGCAATTTGGCGAGGGGGTGGCGCGCATCGTGGAGGGGTGCACCGACGCATTCGAGGTCCCGAAGCCGCCGTGGCGAGAGCGGAAGAAGCGTTATCTCGCGGGCCTCCCGCACAAGGATGCGCGCACGCTCCTCGTCTGTGCCTGCGACAAACTCGACAACGCCCGCGCCATCGTCGTCGACTTGCGCCGCGAAGGCCCTGCGACGCTCCAGCGCTTCGCCGGCGGTCTGGACACCCTCTGGTACTATGCAGAGATCACGAAAGCCCTCGGCCGCGCGGGGGAGCGATCGAACGTGGCGCACGTGGTCAGCGAACTCGAGGTGACCGTGCGCGAGATGGAGGCGCTATGTCGCTCGTGA
- a CDS encoding ParB/RepB/Spo0J family partition protein has product MTDRMNGKKSDNPAAHEALRVAAPPSTRAGLATAAAEAVAVLREIPLDAIEPDPAQPRRAFDEESLQRLAVSITRYGLLQEPGVTPVDGAGAGESSRYRLLWGERRWRASRLAGLATIRCKVLPPLQGGVTDELRAREKQWAENMEREGLSPIEEAIALQDAADRERQLSPDRPMGELIEKVGAERGLNGIVARNLVGLLKAPRCLQAALLRRAVRREMGFELARHWNKLLAENELRGAAKREIQYRNLVEAWARARELELDASAMARYAAETYQDPKVVRATCRKAEEAQKALIEHFEEVVTRAEKEGWSVARARAALADRRRKHTDGKGGGGTPCFERTGREKTRLVVHLDRVRDPAVATPEAVAELLTVLRGVVREIEATQLGAAAAPERAG; this is encoded by the coding sequence ATGACGGATCGGATGAACGGAAAGAAGAGCGACAACCCGGCAGCACACGAAGCGTTGAGGGTGGCTGCGCCGCCCTCAACGCGAGCCGGCTTGGCGACCGCCGCGGCCGAGGCGGTCGCCGTCCTGCGCGAGATCCCGCTCGACGCGATCGAGCCGGACCCGGCGCAGCCGCGCCGCGCGTTCGACGAGGAGTCGCTCCAGCGGCTCGCGGTAAGCATCACCAGGTACGGCCTCCTGCAGGAGCCGGGAGTGACGCCCGTTGACGGTGCTGGGGCGGGAGAGTCGAGCCGGTACAGGTTGCTCTGGGGCGAGCGGCGCTGGCGCGCCTCCCGCCTCGCCGGCCTCGCCACGATCCGCTGCAAGGTGCTCCCGCCGCTCCAGGGTGGGGTAACCGACGAGCTTCGCGCGAGGGAGAAGCAGTGGGCGGAGAACATGGAGCGCGAGGGGCTTTCGCCGATCGAGGAAGCGATCGCCCTCCAGGACGCGGCGGACCGCGAACGGCAGCTCTCGCCGGACAGGCCGATGGGCGAGCTTATCGAGAAGGTGGGAGCGGAGCGTGGCCTGAACGGCATCGTCGCGCGGAACCTGGTTGGCCTGCTGAAGGCGCCCCGTTGTCTACAGGCGGCTCTCCTGCGCCGGGCGGTCCGCCGCGAGATGGGGTTTGAGCTGGCGCGACACTGGAACAAGCTCCTAGCGGAGAACGAGCTGCGCGGCGCAGCGAAGCGCGAGATCCAGTACCGGAACCTCGTCGAGGCTTGGGCGCGAGCACGCGAGCTCGAGCTCGACGCCTCGGCGATGGCGCGTTACGCGGCCGAGACGTACCAGGACCCGAAGGTAGTGAGGGCAACCTGCCGGAAGGCGGAGGAGGCGCAGAAGGCCCTCATTGAGCATTTCGAGGAAGTGGTGACGCGGGCGGAGAAGGAGGGCTGGTCCGTCGCGAGAGCGAGGGCGGCGCTGGCGGACCGGCGCCGCAAGCACACGGACGGGAAGGGCGGGGGAGGGACCCCCTGTTTCGAGCGAACGGGGAGAGAGAAGACCCGGCTCGTCGTCCACCTCGACCGCGTGCGCGACCCGGCAGTGGCGACGCCGGAGGCCGTCGCCGAGTTGCTCACGGTGCTGCGCGGCGTGGTACGCGAGATCGAGGCAACACAACTGGGGGCCGCAGCCGCCCCGGAACGCGCCGGGTAG